One genomic window of Punica granatum isolate Tunisia-2019 chromosome 1, ASM765513v2, whole genome shotgun sequence includes the following:
- the LOC116200104 gene encoding protein FAR-RED ELONGATED HYPOCOTYL 1: MEEEEEDKESLLYNTNSFGEIKMFHGSILDLNKKRKLQSELLGLPTPKHTCLGRGSAPSCSTFQGYPELGQLQPIVTAKATYEEIGSGLESADGSNSFMEGSVSSTMSVSAKLLSTPSTSTAIWSSENQTYSSDSNEANEMEIRAAEEDINSQSRGGPINLRQMLEEQLLEFTTHADYNGIDLMEQSGDNRTEDVLYSSGMNPNSYVLSSGRWIVEQEGQATTRKPTIDKEFEQYFSMLML, translated from the exons atggaagaagaagaagaagataaagagAGCCTACTATATAACACCAACAG CTTTGGTGAAATCAAGATGTTCCACGGCAGCATCCTCGACTTGAACAAGAAAAGGAAGTTGCAGTCCGAGCTCCTTGGCCTGCCCACACCAAAGCACACGTGCTTAGGTCGAGGCTCCGCACCATCCTGCTCCACATTCCAAGGCTATCCTGAATTAGGACAGCTCCAGCCAATTGTAACAGCCAAGGCAACATATGAGGAAATTGGTTCCGGACTCGAGTCTGCTGATGGTAGCAACAGCTTCATGGAGGGCTCTGTGTCGTCGACCATGTCGGTGTCTGCCAAGTTACTTAGCACGCCTTCCACTTCAACTGCTATCTGGAGCTCAGAGAATCAAACATATTCCTCAGACAGTAACGAGGCAAATGAAATGGAGATTAGGGCTGCGGAGGAGGACATCAATTCTCAGTCAAGGGGTGGGCCGATCAATCTTCGGCAAATGCTGGAAGAGCAGCTACTAGAGTTTACCACCCATGCAGACTATAATGGGATTGATTTGATGGAGCAGTCTGGAGATAACCGGACCGAAGATGTACTTTATTCCAGTGGCATGAATCCAAACAGTTATGTGCTTTCCTCGGGAAGATGGATCGTCGAGCAAG AGGGCCAAGCTACTACAAGGAAACCAACCATCGACAAGGAATTCGAGCAGTACTTCTCCATGCTCATGCTGTAA
- the LOC116200086 gene encoding hsp70 nucleotide exchange factor fes1, producing the protein MSKDGPNWEGLFKWSVAHSDGTRPTRNLSEEDRRWFMEAMQSHSVDVMKRMKEITLVMQTPEQVLESQGVTPTDIEGMLDELQEHVEAIDMANDLHSIGGLVPLLSYLKNAHANIRAKAADVVSTIVQNNPRSQQLVMEANGLEYLLSNFTSDPEVMVRTKALGAISSLIRHNKPGITAFRLANGYAALKDALTSDNLRFQRKALNLIHYLLHENSSDCDVVTELGFPRLMMHLAASDDADVREAALRGLLELARDSSDGSSSQLREDDEKLKLLLQERIKGISLLSPDDLRAAREERHLVDSIWNARYKEPSSLQEQGLLVLPGEDAPPPDVASKHFEPPLRAWAASEASKSSSTEKKKAAPLLLGAGPPRDAPPEQDSTSRNDADSQSNPRT; encoded by the exons ATGTCGAAAGACGGGCCTAACTGGGAAGGACTGTTCAAATGGAGCGTCGCTCATTCCGACGGAACTCGTCCCACGCGCAACCTGAG CGAGGAGGATCGGAGATGGTTCATGGAAGCTATGCAATCTCACTCGGTGGATGTGATGAAGCGGATGAAGGAGATAACGCTTGTTATGCAGACACCGGAGCAAGTCTTGGAGTCTCAAGGCGTCACTCCTACAGATATTGAAG GTATGCTGGACGAGCTTCAGGAGCATGTTGAGGCCATCGACATGGCCAATG ATCTTCACTCCATTGGTGGTTTAGTCCCTCTACTTTCCTACTTGAAGAATGCCCATGCCAATATTCGAGCAAAGGCTGCAGATGTTGTCAGCACCATTGTCCAGAACAACCCTCGTAGTCAACAGTTGGTAATGGAGGCAAATGGCCTAGAATACCTCCTTTCTAATTTTACTTCCGATCCTGAGGTCATGGTTCGGACCAAAGCCCTTGGCGCTATATCCT CTCTAATTAGGCACAATAAACCTGGCATTACCGCTTTTCGACTTGCAAATGGTTATGCAGCTTTGAAGGATGCTTTGACTTCTGATAATTTGCGATTCCAGAG GAAAGCCCTGAACTTGATCCACTACCTCTTGCACGAGAACAGTTCTGACTGTGACGTTGTCACGGAGCTAGGGTTTCCCCGTCTAATGATGCATCTTGCTGCTAGCGATGATGCAGACGTGAGAGAAGCAGCTCTTCGTGGTCTACTTGAGCTTGCCCGAGACAGTTCTGATGGCTCTAGCAGTCAATTAAGGGAGGATGATGAGAAGCTGAAGCTACTCCTCCAAGAGCGGATTAAGGGCATCAGTTTATTGTCTCCGGATGATCTCAGAGCTGCGAGAGAGGAAAGGCATCTGGTGGACTCAATCTGGAATGCCCGATACAAGGAGCCTTCTTCGCTGCAGGAGCAAGGGCTCCTCGTCCTTCCGGGGGAAGATGCTCCTCCTCCTGATGTCGCGAGCAAACATTTTGAGCCTCCGCTCAGGGCTTGGGCTGCGTCAGAAGCTAGTAAAAGTTCCAGCACTGAGAAGAAGAAGGCGGCCCCATTGCTACTGGGTGCTGGTCCGCCACGCGATGCCCCTCCTGAGCAAGATAGCACAAGCAGAAATGATGCTGACTCGCAGTCAAACCCTCGTACATAA
- the LOC116200093 gene encoding protein SRG1-like isoform X1: protein MAGSDNVVVEAEDVPIYVSSLPVPNVQEMVRENPLRVPERYLRTKEEISESEPGYVNPMLPVLDLSLLVDGNAQELDKLDLACKDWGFFQVVNHGAATEVMNMMRAAAIEFFKLPLEEKNKFAMPANDIQGYGHTNVETKDQKLDWSDTLVLAVYPERFRRPQFWPSTPPHFKKAMETYANEIRTVGDKLIGSLATVMGLNKDAMLKLHGELVQGLRLNYYPSCVKPNDVYGISPHSDATIVSILMQDSDTDGLQIRHEGHWVPIKPIPGALIINLGDVVEFWTNGKYKSIEHRSMTNAKKWRISFATFIYPPDDIEIGPLALVVDPGRPHQKYKKMKYGEYLRFSLKRELEGKEHIKVAQVEVPN, encoded by the exons ATGGCCGGCTCAGACAATGTTGTTGTGGAAGCAGAGGACGTACCTATCTATGTGTCGTCTCTACCAGTCCCAAATGTCCAAGAGATGGTCAGAGAAAATCCCCTTCGTGTTCCTGAAAGGTACCTTAGAACGAAGGAAGAGATTTCCGAGTCTGAACCGGGATATGTCAATCCCATGCTTCCCGTCCTCGATCTATCCTTGCTCGTGGATGGTAATGCGCAGGAGCTCGACAAGTTGGACTTGGCCTGCAAAGACTGGGGCTTTTTCCAG GTGGTTAATCATGGGGCTGCAACTGAGGTGATGAACATGATGAGGGCAGCTGCCATTGAGTTCTTCAAACTTCCGCTGGAAGAGAAGAACAAATTTGCGATGCCAGCAAATGACATACAGGGTTATGGGCACACGAACGTGGAGACCAAAGATCAGAAGCTTGATTGGTCAGACACACTAGTTCTGGCCGTCTACCCGGAGAGGTTCCGGAGACCCCAGTTTTGGCCGAGCACACCACCTCATTTCAA AAAAGCTATGGAGACATACGCAAACGAAATTAGGACAGTTGGAGATAAACTCATTGGTTCGCTGGCAACTGTCATGGGACTCAACAAGGATGCAATGCTCAAACTTCATGGGGAGCTCGTGCAGGGCCTGAGGCTCAACTATTATCCATCTTGCGTGAAACCAAATGATGTATACGGTATAAGTCCGCATTCGGATGCTACTATCGTCTCCATTCTCATGCAAGACAGTGATACAGACGGGTTACAAATTCGACATGAAGGACACTGGGTGCCTATTAAGCCGATTCCAGGTGCTCTTATAATTAATCTCGGAGATGTTGTCGAG TTCTGGACAAACGGGAAGTACAAGAGCATCGAGCACAGGTCAATGACAAACGCGAAGAAATGGAGGATCTCCTTTGCGACTTTCATATATCCACCAGATGACATCGAAATCGGGCCATTGGCCCTCGTGGTCGACCCAGGGAGGCCACATCAGAAGTACAAGAAGATGAAGTACGGAGAGTACCTGAGATTTTCCCTCAAAAGGGAGTTGGAAGGAAAAGAGCACATCAAAGTCGCCCAAGTCGAAGTGCCAAATTAG
- the LOC116200093 gene encoding protein SRG1-like isoform X2, translated as MAGSDNVVVEAEDVPIYVSSLPVPNVQEMVRENPLRVPERYLRTKEEISESEPGYVNPMLPVLDLSLLVDGNAQELDKLDLACKDWGFFQVVNHGAATEVMNMMRAAAIEFFKLPLEEKNKFAMPANDIQGYGHTNVETKDQKLDWSDTLVLAVYPERFRRPQFWPSTPPHFKKAMETYANEIRTVGDKLIGSLATVMGLNKDAMLKLHGELVQGLRLNYYPSCVKPNDVYGISPHSDATIVSILMQDSDTDGLQIRHEGHWVPIKPIPVLDKREVQEHRAQVNDKREEMEDLLCDFHISTR; from the exons ATGGCCGGCTCAGACAATGTTGTTGTGGAAGCAGAGGACGTACCTATCTATGTGTCGTCTCTACCAGTCCCAAATGTCCAAGAGATGGTCAGAGAAAATCCCCTTCGTGTTCCTGAAAGGTACCTTAGAACGAAGGAAGAGATTTCCGAGTCTGAACCGGGATATGTCAATCCCATGCTTCCCGTCCTCGATCTATCCTTGCTCGTGGATGGTAATGCGCAGGAGCTCGACAAGTTGGACTTGGCCTGCAAAGACTGGGGCTTTTTCCAG GTGGTTAATCATGGGGCTGCAACTGAGGTGATGAACATGATGAGGGCAGCTGCCATTGAGTTCTTCAAACTTCCGCTGGAAGAGAAGAACAAATTTGCGATGCCAGCAAATGACATACAGGGTTATGGGCACACGAACGTGGAGACCAAAGATCAGAAGCTTGATTGGTCAGACACACTAGTTCTGGCCGTCTACCCGGAGAGGTTCCGGAGACCCCAGTTTTGGCCGAGCACACCACCTCATTTCAA AAAAGCTATGGAGACATACGCAAACGAAATTAGGACAGTTGGAGATAAACTCATTGGTTCGCTGGCAACTGTCATGGGACTCAACAAGGATGCAATGCTCAAACTTCATGGGGAGCTCGTGCAGGGCCTGAGGCTCAACTATTATCCATCTTGCGTGAAACCAAATGATGTATACGGTATAAGTCCGCATTCGGATGCTACTATCGTCTCCATTCTCATGCAAGACAGTGATACAGACGGGTTACAAATTCGACATGAAGGACACTGGGTGCCTATTAAGCCGATTCCAG TTCTGGACAAACGGGAAGTACAAGAGCATCGAGCACAGGTCAATGACAAACGCGAAGAAATGGAGGATCTCCTTTGCGACTTTCATATATCCACCAGATGA